A region from the Bacillus sp. Marseille-P3661 genome encodes:
- a CDS encoding aldehyde dehydrogenase family protein, with amino-acid sequence MSLESLNTSYINGKWVEGKSQNTYNIVNPYDGSVLSKVRLATVEQLREAFEIAKEAQKSWAQSTAEERRIVIEKAIQYLNENREEIVSIVSQETGGSVLKANVELHLALEVMEEALKFTDEIYQIKEIPSTTDGKVNHVYKLPLGVIASISPFNFPVNLSMRTIAPAIALGNSVVHKPDIQVGMSGGTILAKAFEAAGLPKGVFNVVLTDIDEIGDEMLENRHSSLISFTGSTAVGRHIGEIAGRNLKKVALELGGNSPFVVLSDADVDQAVNAAIFGKFIHQGQICMIINRMIVHQDVYDQFVEKFVERAKQVPYGNPRDPKTIIGPIINERQMQKALSLIEEAKKEGIKVALEGKREGNVLTPYVFVDVDNSSKLAQTEVFAPIATIIKASTDKEAIELANDTEYGLSSAIFTSNLEKGEDLALQLDSGMTHINDQTVNDSPNIPFGGNKASGLGRFGNPWIVEEFTVTKWVSIQERNRQYPF; translated from the coding sequence ATATCTCTAGAATCTTTGAATACCAGTTATATCAATGGTAAGTGGGTAGAGGGGAAGAGTCAAAATACGTATAATATTGTCAATCCTTATGATGGCTCAGTATTATCAAAGGTACGTCTAGCTACAGTTGAACAATTAAGAGAAGCCTTTGAAATCGCGAAAGAAGCACAAAAAAGTTGGGCCCAATCAACAGCTGAGGAGAGAAGGATAGTAATTGAAAAGGCCATTCAATATTTAAATGAGAACCGAGAAGAAATTGTTTCCATTGTGAGTCAGGAAACAGGGGGATCAGTTTTAAAAGCAAATGTTGAGCTCCATCTTGCTTTGGAGGTAATGGAGGAAGCTCTTAAATTCACAGATGAAATATATCAGATTAAGGAAATTCCCTCTACGACTGATGGAAAAGTAAATCATGTATATAAACTGCCGCTTGGTGTAATTGCCTCCATTTCACCGTTTAATTTTCCAGTGAACCTTTCAATGAGAACGATTGCTCCCGCAATTGCACTGGGGAATAGTGTTGTGCATAAGCCGGATATTCAAGTAGGGATGTCTGGAGGTACAATTCTAGCTAAAGCGTTTGAGGCAGCTGGGCTGCCTAAGGGAGTATTTAATGTAGTTTTGACAGATATCGATGAAATCGGTGACGAAATGTTAGAAAATCGTCATTCCAGCTTAATCAGTTTCACTGGTTCTACAGCTGTCGGAAGACATATTGGTGAAATTGCTGGCCGCAATTTAAAAAAGGTCGCACTTGAATTAGGAGGAAACAGTCCATTTGTCGTTCTATCTGATGCAGATGTCGATCAGGCTGTTAATGCTGCTATTTTTGGAAAGTTCATTCACCAAGGACAAATTTGTATGATTATCAATCGTATGATTGTTCATCAAGATGTTTATGACCAATTTGTTGAAAAATTTGTGGAAAGAGCAAAGCAGGTTCCTTATGGTAACCCAAGAGATCCAAAGACGATCATTGGACCAATAATAAATGAACGCCAGATGCAAAAAGCGCTTAGCTTGATTGAGGAAGCAAAAAAAGAAGGGATTAAAGTAGCACTAGAAGGTAAACGTGAGGGAAATGTTTTGACTCCTTATGTATTTGTCGATGTAGATAATTCTAGTAAACTAGCACAAACAGAGGTCTTTGCACCTATTGCGACGATTATTAAAGCAAGTACAGATAAGGAAGCGATAGAGTTAGCAAACGACACCGAATATGGATTAAGTTCTGCTATCTTTACAAGCAACTTAGAAAAAGGGGAAGATCTTGCATTACAACTTGATAGTGGTATGACCCATATCAACGATCAAACAGTAAATGACAGTCCAAACATTCCATTCGGAGGTAATAAAGCAAGCGGTTTGGGGCGATTTGGAAACCCATGGATTGTAGAAGAGTTTACTGTAACGAAATGGGTGTCGATCCAGGAAAGGAATAGACAATATCCCTTTTAA
- a CDS encoding carbon-nitrogen family hydrolase: MREIKISILQFDILFGNPEGNYNKVEKLINEAVKSKPDIILLPELWTTAYDLERLEEIADDKGAKTISFISSLSKKHHVNIIAGSVANIVQNGVKNTMFIVNSNGELVHDYSKVHLFRLMNEEKYLIPGNKKGAFELLGIPCAGFICYDIRFPEWIRTHAIEGSKLIFVSAEWPLARIEHWKNLLVSRAIENQCYVVACNRVGEDPNNVFGGHSIVIDPWGKVIAEGGLDETILTTTIDISLVDEVRTRIPIFEDRRTDLY; the protein is encoded by the coding sequence ATGAGAGAAATAAAGATTTCGATTTTACAATTTGATATTTTGTTTGGCAATCCAGAAGGGAACTACAATAAAGTAGAAAAACTAATTAACGAAGCTGTAAAATCAAAGCCTGATATTATTTTGCTGCCTGAACTATGGACGACTGCCTATGATCTTGAGAGATTAGAAGAGATTGCTGATGATAAAGGAGCAAAAACGATTTCATTTATATCTTCATTATCGAAAAAGCATCACGTCAATATCATTGCGGGTTCCGTCGCAAATATTGTTCAAAACGGTGTGAAAAACACGATGTTTATTGTTAATTCGAATGGGGAACTTGTTCATGACTATAGTAAAGTCCATTTGTTTCGATTAATGAATGAAGAGAAATATTTAATACCCGGAAATAAAAAAGGAGCATTTGAGCTATTAGGAATTCCTTGTGCAGGTTTTATTTGCTATGATATACGATTCCCGGAATGGATTCGGACACATGCTATAGAGGGTTCAAAACTTATCTTTGTTAGTGCCGAGTGGCCGCTAGCAAGAATTGAACATTGGAAAAACCTTCTAGTTAGTCGTGCTATTGAAAATCAATGTTATGTTGTTGCTTGTAATCGAGTAGGAGAAGATCCTAACAATGTGTTTGGAGGTCACTCAATCGTTATCGATCCTTGGGGTAAAGTAATTGCTGAGGGTGGATTGGATGAAACAATCCTTACCACGACAATTGATATTTCACTCGTTGACGAAGTTCGAACAAGAATACCGATATTTGAAGATAGAAGGACAGATTTGTATTAG
- a CDS encoding zinc-dependent alcohol dehydrogenase family protein: MKAQVIRSFGAASVFQLEDIPLPEVKTMHVLIQVKATSLNPIDTKIRSGVFAKFAPEFPAVLHGDVAGIITEVGEGVTEFKPGDEVYGFAGGVRGSGGALAEYMLADARLLAHKPKNLSFAEAAALPVVTITAWDALVKRANIQAGDEILIHGATGGVGHAAVQLAKWIGAKVYTTVSTPEKALIAKELGADVVINYKETSVRDYVETYTRGKGFKYIFDTVDRENLERSIEAASLYGTIVAIAVSQNYNLSPFLLKALNFHVVFIELPILHEEFRYINGEILKKVTPVIEEGKLRPLIDSRRFTFDEIAEAHEYYETKKAVGKIVLVNNW, encoded by the coding sequence TTGAAGGCACAAGTGATCCGTTCTTTTGGGGCTGCATCTGTTTTTCAATTAGAAGATATCCCTCTTCCAGAAGTGAAAACAATGCATGTTTTGATTCAAGTCAAAGCTACAAGTTTGAATCCCATTGATACAAAAATACGCAGTGGCGTTTTTGCCAAATTTGCTCCTGAATTTCCGGCTGTTTTACATGGAGATGTAGCGGGTATTATTACCGAAGTGGGAGAAGGGGTTACTGAATTTAAACCAGGTGATGAGGTATATGGTTTTGCAGGTGGTGTTAGAGGTTCGGGAGGTGCTTTAGCAGAATACATGCTGGCAGATGCTAGATTGCTAGCTCATAAACCGAAAAATTTGTCATTCGCAGAAGCAGCTGCCTTACCCGTTGTTACGATCACGGCTTGGGATGCTCTCGTTAAACGCGCCAACATTCAAGCTGGAGATGAGATTCTGATTCATGGTGCCACAGGCGGGGTGGGACATGCTGCTGTCCAGTTGGCAAAATGGATCGGTGCAAAGGTGTATACAACCGTCTCCACACCAGAAAAAGCTCTAATTGCGAAAGAACTTGGAGCCGATGTAGTCATTAATTATAAAGAAACGTCTGTACGAGACTATGTAGAGACGTATACGAGAGGAAAAGGGTTTAAATATATTTTCGATACCGTGGATCGTGAAAATTTAGAGCGGTCAATTGAGGCGGCTTCTTTATACGGAACCATTGTGGCTATTGCTGTAAGTCAAAACTATAACTTAAGTCCATTTCTTTTAAAAGCACTGAATTTTCATGTCGTTTTCATAGAGTTACCCATTCTACATGAAGAATTCCGTTACATAAATGGAGAGATATTGAAGAAGGTTACACCCGTTATTGAGGAAGGAAAGCTTCGACCACTTATTGATTCTAGACGCTTTACCTTTGACGAAATAGCTGAGGCACATGAATATTATGAAACCAAAAAGGCAGTTGGAAAGATTGTTTTAGTAAACAATTGGTGA
- a CDS encoding bifunctional diguanylate cyclase/phosphodiesterase — MSYWVFHSSFSPTLIIFSVFIAIISSYTTLVLVGRIFDANRSKKMIWLLSGAFVMATGIYSMHFIAMISYYTDYPVTYDIFLLLLSFASAILFSFTAFYILYVPPLTKTKILISGLTLGIGIVILHYIAIFAVNEPVEIQLNSIYVTLSIVISLGLSSLSIKMFVKNKDDFHSSILRTILSAVVLGIAVSAMHYTGMRATHYVGLHHYDDITTGIDAFILVGIISFSTLFIMIVALYFGLIDYRSLQTEKVLLKQIKESEVRYRRLVELSPEPIIVHDGKVIMFVNQVCLRILNASDKNNLIGKPIMDFVPANFSRTVKEQMQTLSDGGQIKSNEQQIIALDGSIIDVEVAGIGILYENKHAFQLVLRDITEQKRIRRELEEKKQQYQSLFEYNPDLVFSMDQKGFYTELNSSVWDLLGYSKEELLCMSFHKVVDPHYLDMTISKFKSALEGIPQNYEINIVNKNGIIIPASIKNIPIIIDGKVVGVYGIAKDLSKEKEAIQKIKELAYTDQLTGLPNRTWFYKNLAKVLNKSKELKETVAILAIDFDNFKNVNDTLGHHVGDQFLRQVSERLKNCLRENDSIARVGGDEFIITVEDVTKDEVSQLAKRILKETNRTLNLFGHEIVVTLSIGISMHSNFPTDVETVIKQADLALYLAKAKGKNNYQFFTEALNERVTRKLKLESSLRKAIEQKELKLFYQPQVDIQTRKLVGLETLLRWNPSYGFVSPSEFIPIAEETGLIVPLGEWVIKEACRQIKEWEKHELLRVPISVNVSARQFKDPYFIWKVKQIVREAKIEPHFLEIEITESVMFNVDESSVLLQDLRRFGIKVAVDDFGTGYSSLHLIANLDFDSLKIDKSLIDDSITNERKMVILKAIIGATNNHVRIVIEGIETIQQVNALKSFSVIGQGYFYSPPLPPEQLEQKVMQIDG, encoded by the coding sequence GTGAGTTATTGGGTGTTTCATTCATCATTTAGTCCTACTTTGATTATCTTTTCTGTTTTCATTGCTATTATTTCTTCTTATACTACTTTAGTTTTGGTAGGAAGAATCTTTGACGCCAATCGATCAAAGAAAATGATTTGGCTTCTTTCAGGGGCATTTGTGATGGCTACAGGAATCTATTCCATGCATTTTATTGCCATGATTTCATATTATACGGATTATCCAGTGACATATGATATATTCCTACTACTTCTGTCTTTCGCATCTGCCATTTTGTTCTCATTTACTGCTTTTTATATACTTTATGTTCCGCCCCTAACAAAAACCAAAATATTAATAAGTGGCCTAACTCTGGGTATAGGTATTGTTATCTTGCACTATATCGCAATATTTGCGGTAAACGAACCGGTAGAAATTCAACTTAATTCGATTTATGTTACCCTTTCCATCGTAATTTCGCTTGGGCTCTCATCACTTTCTATTAAAATGTTTGTTAAAAATAAAGATGACTTTCACAGTTCAATTCTTCGAACCATTCTTAGTGCAGTGGTCTTAGGGATAGCCGTATCTGCCATGCACTATACAGGAATGAGGGCGACTCATTATGTCGGTCTTCACCACTATGATGACATAACTACTGGAATTGATGCATTTATTTTAGTTGGTATTATCTCATTCAGTACCCTTTTTATCATGATAGTTGCATTATACTTTGGATTAATTGACTACCGTTCCTTACAAACTGAAAAAGTTTTATTAAAACAAATAAAGGAAAGTGAAGTACGATACCGTCGCTTAGTTGAACTTTCCCCTGAGCCCATTATTGTCCATGACGGAAAAGTAATTATGTTTGTTAATCAAGTTTGTTTAAGGATATTAAATGCATCAGATAAAAATAATCTAATCGGAAAACCAATAATGGATTTTGTCCCTGCCAATTTTAGTAGAACCGTAAAGGAACAAATGCAGACCTTAAGCGATGGTGGACAGATAAAATCTAATGAGCAACAGATTATCGCCCTTGACGGTTCTATTATCGATGTTGAAGTTGCAGGAATTGGAATACTATATGAAAATAAGCATGCCTTCCAATTAGTCTTAAGAGATATTACGGAGCAAAAACGGATAAGAAGAGAACTAGAGGAAAAAAAACAACAATACCAATCACTGTTCGAGTATAATCCTGATCTAGTTTTTTCAATGGATCAGAAAGGCTTTTATACAGAACTAAATTCCTCTGTCTGGGACTTGTTGGGGTATTCTAAAGAAGAGCTTTTATGCATGTCCTTTCATAAAGTGGTAGACCCACATTATTTAGATATGACAATTTCAAAATTTAAAAGTGCATTAGAGGGTATCCCTCAAAATTACGAAATCAATATAGTTAATAAAAATGGCATCATAATCCCCGCCTCCATAAAGAATATACCCATCATTATTGATGGAAAGGTTGTTGGGGTTTATGGTATCGCTAAAGATTTGTCTAAAGAAAAGGAAGCTATTCAAAAAATAAAAGAACTTGCCTATACCGATCAACTTACAGGTCTTCCCAATCGCACGTGGTTTTACAAAAACCTTGCGAAAGTATTAAACAAATCAAAAGAACTAAAGGAAACGGTTGCGATTCTTGCAATAGACTTTGATAATTTCAAGAATGTTAACGATACTTTGGGCCACCATGTGGGTGATCAATTCCTACGTCAAGTCTCTGAGAGATTAAAAAATTGTCTCCGTGAAAATGACAGTATTGCGAGGGTTGGTGGTGATGAGTTTATCATCACTGTGGAAGATGTAACAAAGGACGAGGTCAGTCAGTTGGCTAAAAGAATTCTTAAAGAAACGAATCGTACCCTCAACCTATTTGGACATGAAATTGTTGTGACCCTTAGCATAGGTATTAGCATGCACTCCAATTTCCCGACGGATGTAGAGACCGTTATTAAGCAAGCTGATTTGGCGTTGTATTTAGCCAAAGCAAAAGGAAAGAATAATTATCAATTTTTCACTGAGGCATTAAATGAGAGAGTTACTCGTAAATTAAAATTAGAAAGCTCCTTGAGAAAGGCTATTGAGCAAAAAGAACTGAAACTCTTCTATCAGCCGCAAGTTGATATTCAGACTAGAAAACTTGTAGGATTAGAAACTCTCCTTCGATGGAATCCTTCATATGGTTTTGTGTCGCCAAGTGAGTTTATTCCGATTGCAGAAGAAACAGGACTTATTGTTCCACTTGGAGAATGGGTCATTAAAGAGGCCTGTCGCCAAATCAAAGAGTGGGAGAAACACGAATTACTCAGGGTGCCCATTTCCGTAAATGTATCTGCGAGGCAATTTAAAGATCCATATTTCATATGGAAAGTAAAACAAATAGTAAGGGAAGCGAAAATAGAACCTCACTTCCTTGAAATAGAAATTACAGAAAGCGTCATGTTTAACGTAGATGAATCGTCGGTATTATTACAAGATTTGAGAAGGTTTGGTATTAAAGTTGCAGTTGATGACTTTGGAACAGGTTATTCCTCACTACACTTAATTGCTAACCTTGATTTTGACTCATTGAAAATAGATAAATCGCTTATTGATGATAGTATAACTAATGAACGCAAGATGGTTATTTTAAAAGCTATTATTGGAGCAACAAATAATCACGTAAGGATCGTCATAGAAGGCATTGAAACGATACAACAAGTAAATGCCTTAAAAAGTTTCAGCGTAATTGGACAAGGATACTTCTACAGCCCTCCACTACCACCAGAACAATTAGAACAAAAAGTGATGCAAATAGATGGATAG
- a CDS encoding glycine betaine uptake BCCT transporter, producing MKRISNVFWIAVALVLAALVFGVTAPESFEEATGNLQAFLTTTFGWYYLILVTIIVIFCVFLIFSPVGIIKLGKPDEKPEFSTATWFAMLFSAGMGIGLVFWGAAEPLSHFLSPPLAEGGTNAAHKEAMRYTFFHWGIHAWGIYAIVALALAYFQFRKDEPGLISATLKPVLGKSMEGPWGTVVDVFAVFATVIGVATTLGFGAAQINGGLSYLLGIPNNFTVQFIIIAVVTVLFMVSAWSGLGKGIKYLSNANMFLAVALLALMFITGPTILILNMFTDSIGGYIQNIIQMSFRIAPLNEEHRSWINGWTIFYWAWWISWSPFVGIFIARVSRGRTIREFLIGVLLLPSLVSFFWFSVFGTSAIQVQGLGNLDLSQFATEQVLFAVFNEFPWSVVLSIVAITLVSTFFITSADSATFVLGMQTTYGSLTPANSVKLTWGIAQSAVALILLYSGGLQALQNALIAAAFPFSFIMLLMLISLYRSLTKEKKELGLYHKPKRRKDKDKEKEHHQ from the coding sequence ATGAAAAGAATTTCGAACGTTTTTTGGATCGCAGTTGCATTAGTGCTTGCGGCTCTTGTGTTCGGTGTGACAGCACCAGAAAGTTTTGAAGAGGCAACAGGTAATTTACAAGCATTTCTTACCACAACCTTCGGATGGTATTATTTAATTTTAGTTACGATAATTGTTATATTTTGTGTATTTCTTATTTTCAGCCCTGTTGGAATCATAAAATTGGGAAAACCAGATGAGAAACCAGAGTTTTCGACAGCTACTTGGTTTGCGATGTTATTTAGTGCAGGTATGGGTATTGGACTTGTATTCTGGGGGGCTGCAGAGCCGTTATCCCATTTCTTGTCTCCTCCGTTAGCAGAAGGGGGAACGAATGCAGCTCATAAAGAAGCGATGAGATATACCTTTTTCCATTGGGGCATTCATGCGTGGGGGATCTATGCAATCGTCGCCTTGGCATTAGCATACTTTCAATTTCGCAAAGATGAGCCTGGGTTAATTTCAGCTACATTAAAACCTGTGTTAGGAAAAAGTATGGAAGGACCATGGGGCACGGTAGTTGATGTGTTTGCGGTATTTGCTACTGTGATTGGGGTTGCAACCACGCTTGGATTTGGAGCAGCACAAATTAATGGAGGATTGTCCTATTTACTAGGTATCCCTAATAATTTTACAGTTCAATTTATCATTATTGCTGTAGTAACCGTTTTGTTTATGGTCTCTGCATGGTCTGGATTAGGGAAAGGGATTAAGTATTTAAGTAATGCCAATATGTTTTTAGCAGTTGCGCTATTAGCGTTAATGTTTATTACTGGTCCAACGATTTTAATCTTAAATATGTTTACAGATTCAATTGGTGGTTATATACAAAACATTATTCAAATGAGTTTCCGAATTGCGCCTCTTAATGAAGAGCATCGCTCTTGGATTAATGGATGGACAATCTTCTATTGGGCTTGGTGGATTTCATGGTCACCGTTTGTTGGTATTTTTATTGCGCGTGTATCGAGAGGCAGAACGATTCGTGAATTTTTAATTGGTGTTTTATTACTACCTTCACTTGTGAGCTTTTTTTGGTTTTCGGTTTTTGGAACGTCAGCAATCCAAGTTCAAGGTTTAGGTAATTTAGATTTATCTCAATTTGCTACAGAACAGGTATTATTCGCCGTCTTTAATGAATTCCCATGGTCGGTTGTTCTGTCGATTGTAGCGATTACACTCGTAAGTACATTTTTTATTACCTCAGCAGATTCTGCGACATTTGTACTTGGTATGCAAACAACTTATGGGTCACTGACACCAGCAAATTCAGTAAAACTGACTTGGGGGATTGCTCAGTCTGCAGTTGCGTTAATTCTGTTATATAGTGGCGGATTACAAGCACTTCAAAATGCGCTTATTGCTGCAGCGTTTCCATTTTCATTTATAATGTTACTTATGCTGATTTCACTATATCGCTCATTAACGAAAGAGAAAAAGGAACTCGGGCTGTATCATAAACCGAAACGCCGAAAAGATAAAGACAAAGAAAAAGAACACCATCAATAA
- a CDS encoding VOC family protein encodes MKENQNSIPPGTILSADVTVDDSEEVRDFYKKVIGWEHSDYKRGDYTDYFMTTPDGQPVAGICQKAGSLTNLPPVWLVYFGVKDLKASLEECRKLGGKVLTEPLGEGSGSYAVIEYPVGAICALSQI; translated from the coding sequence ATGAAAGAGAATCAAAATAGTATCCCCCCTGGTACAATCCTTTCAGCTGATGTAACTGTAGATGACTCAGAGGAAGTGCGTGATTTTTATAAGAAAGTTATTGGATGGGAACATAGTGATTACAAAAGAGGGGATTATACGGACTATTTTATGACAACTCCGGATGGGCAACCCGTAGCGGGTATATGTCAAAAAGCAGGAAGTCTTACTAATCTTCCACCGGTGTGGCTCGTATATTTTGGAGTTAAGGATTTAAAAGCAAGCCTGGAAGAATGCCGTAAGCTTGGCGGCAAAGTTCTTACTGAGCCTCTTGGTGAGGGTTCTGGCAGTTATGCTGTCATCGAATATCCGGTAGGTGCAATCTGTGCACTAAGCCAAATATAA
- the rsgA gene encoding ribosome small subunit-dependent GTPase A — translation MNTINMKNLGLTEELILESKQYKALFIGRVSSQYKNSFKVITENGDIAAEISGKFHYGAKGLSEYPAVGDFVMVDRTDNSQGNGIIHHILTRKSVFARKVAGSKEELQIVATNIDTVFICMSLNNDFNLRRLERYLSIAWDSGAIPVIVLTKSDLCKEIEVRLNEISSIALGVDVVVTTNTADEGYQSLKRYLSSGKTVAFIGSSGVGKSTLINCLLGQNILDTNGLRNDDKGRHTTTRRELIMVPNLGIVVDTPGMRELGIISADLTKAFADIEKLASNCRFNDCTHKNEPNCAVQRAIKDGTLSVERLESYWKLKRETKYEGLNSKMIEKEKINEMFSSMGGMKNARKFIKEQYRKKRR, via the coding sequence TTGAATACTATTAATATGAAAAATCTAGGACTTACTGAAGAATTGATACTGGAGTCTAAACAATATAAAGCTCTTTTTATTGGCCGAGTTTCGTCGCAATATAAAAATTCATTTAAGGTGATTACCGAAAATGGTGATATTGCAGCTGAGATATCAGGGAAATTCCACTATGGTGCAAAAGGACTTTCTGAATATCCAGCTGTTGGAGATTTTGTTATGGTCGACAGAACTGATAATTCACAGGGAAACGGGATAATTCACCATATACTTACACGGAAAAGTGTTTTTGCGCGTAAAGTGGCCGGTTCCAAGGAAGAGTTACAGATTGTCGCAACAAATATTGATACAGTTTTTATTTGTATGTCACTGAACAATGATTTTAATCTTCGTAGACTAGAACGTTACCTTTCTATCGCTTGGGACAGTGGTGCAATACCAGTTATTGTACTAACAAAATCAGATTTATGTAAGGAAATAGAGGTTAGGCTTAACGAAATATCTTCTATTGCACTAGGTGTAGATGTGGTTGTTACAACAAATACGGCTGATGAAGGATATCAATCATTAAAAAGGTATCTTTCTAGTGGTAAGACAGTAGCGTTTATAGGATCTTCTGGAGTTGGTAAATCTACCTTAATAAATTGTCTGCTCGGTCAAAATATATTAGATACAAATGGGCTAAGAAACGATGATAAGGGCAGACACACAACTACAAGACGCGAACTGATTATGGTGCCGAATTTGGGTATTGTTGTAGACACTCCGGGTATGAGGGAACTTGGGATTATTAGTGCAGATTTAACGAAAGCCTTTGCTGATATAGAAAAACTGGCTTCAAATTGTAGATTTAACGACTGCACTCACAAGAATGAGCCTAACTGTGCAGTGCAAAGAGCAATTAAAGATGGCACTTTATCAGTTGAAAGACTAGAAAGCTATTGGAAACTTAAAAGGGAAACTAAGTATGAAGGCTTGAATTCTAAAATGATTGAAAAAGAAAAAATAAATGAAATGTTTAGTAGTATGGGCGGCATGAAAAACGCTAGGAAATTCATCAAAGAACAATATAGAAAAAAAAGAAGATGA